The genomic stretch AAGAATCATCACACTAGGTATCTCCGGGATTATATGCGGCTTGGTTTTTTATTTTATCGGAGATTTTTATTGGCATATTGAGGGTGTTCCATTTCATATTTTTGAGACGATCTCATTTTTTACTTTGCCCATTACACTTTTGGCTATCTTGGCGAATTATACGGCCTACACCAGGCTCATGCATTGCAAAAGAGTCTTAAATTCATAGATGTATTTTATATTGAAAGGATTTATTTTTGCATATTAAAAGATGAATTTGAAGATTAATAATTAATAGCGGAGAGAATGATGACGAAAGACAAATATATCTTGGTCGCTTTGGCATTGATGTATTTATGGGTATTCAACAGTTTAATTGGAATTAAGGGCGAGCATATATTTCTTTCTGTTTTCTGCGTTACAGCCTATACCATTCACCCATACGGTAAAAAATTTGTCTTTGCATTCCTTATTTTTCTGATCTATTGGATTATATGGGACGGAATGAAAGCATTTCCGAATTACTTGTTTCACGAAGTAAACATTCGGGATTTATACGATTTGGAAAAAGGAATTTTTGGGATTTATGAAGCCGGAGAAATCCTTACGCCAAATGAATTTTTTCTAAAACATTTATGCGCAACTTGTGATTTATTTGCAGGTCTTTTTTATATTAATTGGGTGCCAATTCCTCTTGCATTTGGATTTTATTTATTTCTAAAGAATCCCAACCAACTACTTCGCTTTTCAATTTGTTTTTTAGTCAGTAATATTTTGGGATTTATTCTATATTATACTTACCCGGCAGCACCACCTTGGTATATTCAATTACATGGATTTGAATTTATTCCTCAGACACCTGGAAATGCAGCTGGATTGTTAAGAATAGATGCGCTTCTCGATATCAACCTTTACAAAGGCATGTATGAAAAGAGTTCAAATGTGTTTGCTGCATTTCCCTCTTTGCATGCTGCTTATCCTTTGGTCGCGTTTATTTACAGCATCCGGAATCGCTATTTTGTATGGAGTGCCATTCTTGGCTTCTTTACAGTGGGAATTTGGTGGGCGGCTGTATATACCCAACATCATTACGTCATTGATATTCTGGCTGGAATTTTTTGCGGAATAGCCGGTTGGCTGATAACTGAGTATGCAATTCTAAAATCAGATAAAATCAAATCTTATCTGAGCGCATATACTGATATGATAAGCTTAAAGCAATAATCCCTGAGTTGTCATTAAAATTCTATTACGAGCCAAAACTGCTTCAAATACATACCCCTTCTCGAAATCTGTGCCCCATGAAATTACTGCTTTACTTCAGCGCAAAATTTTTGCGAAGAGGCCTGTCTTTTTTCCACCTTTCACTGTCACGACGATTCCTATTGACAATTCCGGGATCATTATTTTGTGTTGTATTATTCAAACTTAGCTAAAGATTCATGAATTTATTTTGGAACTCTTCAGCCACTTTATAATTATAAAAAAAAAGGCCATCGAATGGATGGCCTTTGAAAACGTTAATGCGAATTTATTAATCTTGAATGATAATTTGCTTTGTTACAATATTGTCTTTCGTGCGTACTTGAGCAATATAAAAACCTGCCTGCAATTGATTTCGCGGCATTACAAAGCTAGCGGAGTTAATATCTGAATGGGCTTTGATAAGTCTGCCATGTACATCATGGATGTAAACGGAACGAATCGGATGTTCAGCCTTGGTTTCAAAACGCACTTCATGTATGGCTGGAACGGGTGAAATGGATAAGCCTATTTCTGATGCTTCAACTTCTTTCAAGCCAACTGCCTGGCAACCGAGATCTAAAGCAATGCACATTCTTGGAAGGGCCAATCTAAACACGGTGTCCAGATAAGCTTTTCCTTTATCAGCACTCATGTCAGGATTTGTGGCCAAGCCATTGAGGTGTAGTGTATCTGCGTTGAAATTGGTACCGCGTTGGGCGTTTACAATTTGCACGATGACTTTTAAGGTATTGAGATCCCACCATTCCCATGGAGAGCCTTGAGGAGTCACTTTTCCATTATAAATGAGTGGAATATCAAGTCCGTAAAAATTATCCGTACCTAAAAGAATATTTTGTTGCGTCAAAGGCAAAATGGTTTGCGTTGCTTTTTGAGCATCAATTCCACTTTTTAAGACATCTAAAACCGGGTCCACGTTTTTAAGTATTTCATTGCTGCCTAAGTTATTAGCAACTTCAATACACTTTCTCGTTCCTGTGGCATAGATCACAAATTGGTTAGTGGTAGGAACAATGACCGGACCTTCATAATAGGGCGCAAAAAAATCGTTGGTGCAATGTACTCCCGTATAGGCAGGTTCGATATCTTCTCCATCAAGCCATGATGAATCACCTAAAGCTCCACCCAGATTAACACTGATTTGAAAATTTGAACTGTAAGCTGGATGATTTGGCAAACAAAGTGGCGTTTGTGTAGTTGCATACATATTGCCTAATAAAGTGCTATCAATAAATGGCAACAAAGTCTGTGTATTGATAAATTTAGGCAAAGTAACTTCTCCAAAATCATTCAAACTCCCTGTACCTAATGCCAGATAACCACCAGTTCCAATTCCCCCATACGCATATTTTTGATGGATCGATACCATAAGGGTTACTGTCTTCTGCAACTGATTTTTAAAATAACGGATACAGCTTCTGGTATCCTGAATACCTCTGTAAGCGGCTTGCAACAGGGATCCAGTTCTTGCATTTTGATCTGGAGAAGTGGGCAGCCAACCAAGTCTGTAGGTATAAGCTGCTACAACAAAGCCTCTGGATGCCAAATATGCAGCCGTAGCTACTACTGCAGAATCAGTTCTGGCACCAGTAATTTGACCATTGTAAAGTGGTGGAAGAAAACTTCCTGTGTGTGCAATTAACACCAATGGACGATCAGTTTTAGCGTCTCCGGCAGGTGTGTAAATATCTGCTTTCAAGTCTTCTGCTGCGGGTGCACCGGTAATTACACCAATGTTTTTTCCAAAGACCACGTCAGCTGTTC from Saprospiraceae bacterium encodes the following:
- a CDS encoding T9SS type A sorting domain-containing protein, whose product is MKKLYTLLFLLSITVQFSWAQRRYLDPMFPVLRTADVVFGKNIGVITGAPAAEDLKADIYTPAGDAKTDRPLVLIAHTGSFLPPLYNGQITGARTDSAVVATAAYLASRGFVVAAYTYRLGWLPTSPDQNARTGSLLQAAYRGIQDTRSCIRYFKNQLQKTVTLMVSIHQKYAYGGIGTGGYLALGTGSLNDFGEVTLPKFINTQTLLPFIDSTLLGNMYATTQTPLCLPNHPAYSSNFQISVNLGGALGDSSWLDGEDIEPAYTGVHCTNDFFAPYYEGPVIVPTTNQFVIYATGTRKCIEVANNLGSNEILKNVDPVLDVLKSGIDAQKATQTILPLTQQNILLGTDNFYGLDIPLIYNGKVTPQGSPWEWWDLNTLKVIVQIVNAQRGTNFNADTLHLNGLATNPDMSADKGKAYLDTVFRLALPRMCIALDLGCQAVGLKEVEASEIGLSISPVPAIHEVRFETKAEHPIRSVYIHDVHGRLIKAHSDINSASFVMPRNQLQAGFYIAQVRTKDNIVTKQIIIQD
- a CDS encoding inositol phosphorylceramide synthase, with amino-acid sequence MMTKDKYILVALALMYLWVFNSLIGIKGEHIFLSVFCVTAYTIHPYGKKFVFAFLIFLIYWIIWDGMKAFPNYLFHEVNIRDLYDLEKGIFGIYEAGEILTPNEFFLKHLCATCDLFAGLFYINWVPIPLAFGFYLFLKNPNQLLRFSICFLVSNILGFILYYTYPAAPPWYIQLHGFEFIPQTPGNAAGLLRIDALLDINLYKGMYEKSSNVFAAFPSLHAAYPLVAFIYSIRNRYFVWSAILGFFTVGIWWAAVYTQHHYVIDILAGIFCGIAGWLITEYAILKSDKIKSYLSAYTDMISLKQ